A stretch of the Pogoniulus pusillus isolate bPogPus1 chromosome 14, bPogPus1.pri, whole genome shotgun sequence genome encodes the following:
- the GPR20 gene encoding G-protein coupled receptor 20, translating to MSTSSTQLPVLDSINSTQQNNSSTYLFSKFIHSDRELYTEFYSLWIALMIVNAIIFLVGVVLNSLALYVFCFRTKTKTTSVIYTINLIVTDLLVGFSLPVRIIMFYSAENCLNCSLVHIFGYFVNMYCSILFLTCICVDRYLAIVQVEASRKWRNPTCAKGICIFIWVFATVVTFSILTMAIQFAACCLSKILVLMVCEYFFPLIVIIFFTTRIMCALSKPSLMHQSRERRMRAVQLLITVLIIFMICFTPFHVRQVAISINPDMSHNVSLLVYHVTVTLSSLNSCMDPIVYCFVTNNFQSTMKNIFRKTEPEQTSVDILGMNKSSKGSNAIMAFSNTIGSPVSLPSPSSVQI from the coding sequence ATGTCAACCTCCTCGACCCAGCTGCCAGTCCTTGACTCTATCAACTCCACCCAGCAAAACAACTCCAGTACCTACTTGttctccaagttcatccactCTGACAGAGAACTGTACACAGAATTTTACAGCCTGTGGATTGCCCTGATGATAGTCAATGCCATCATTTTCCTAGTGGGTGTTGTGTTGAACAGCTTGGCACTGTATGTCTTCTGCTTCCGTACCAAGACAAAAACCACCTCTGTTATTTACACCATCAACTTGATTGTTACTGATCTCCTGGTGGGCTTCTCCTTGCCTGTCCGGATCATCATGTTCTACAGCGCAGAGAACTGCCTGAATTGTTCCTTGGTTCACATTTTTGGCTACTTTGTCAACATGTACTGCAGCATCCTCTTCCTGACCTGTATCTGCGTTGACCGCTATCTGGCAATTGTACAGGTGGAGGCCTCACGGAAATGGAGGAACCCCACCTGTGCCAAGGGGATCTGCATCTTCATTTGGGTCTTTGCTACTGTGGTGACTTTTTCCATCCTGACCATGGCAATACAGTTTGCTGCATGCTGCCTTTCCAAGATTCTCGTTCTGATGGTCTGTGAGTACTTCTTCCCCCTCATTGTAATTATCTTCTTCACGACCAGGATTATGTGTGCTCTGTCCAAGCCCAGCCTCATGCACCAGAGTCGGGAGAGAAGAATGAGGGCTGTACAACTCCTTATCACCGTCCTTATCATCTTCATGATCTGCTTCACTCCTTTTCATGTGCGACAGGTAGCAATCTCCATCAACCCAGACATGTCCCACAATGTCAGCCTCCTTGTCTACCATGTGACAGTGACTCTGAGTAGCCTCAACAGCTGCATGGACCCCATTGTCTACTGCTTTGTCACCAATAACTTCCAGTCAACCATGAAAAACATCTTCAGGAAAACCGAGCCAGAGCAAACCAGTGTGGACATCTTGGGCATGAACAAGAGCTCCAAGGGCTCCAACGCAATCATGGCCTTCTCAAACACAATAGGAAGCCCTGTGAGCTTGCCGTCACCAAGCAGTGTCCAGATATAA